In the genome of Limisphaerales bacterium, one region contains:
- a CDS encoding DUF4339 domain-containing protein: MADEPRKIHITRKGQQFGPYPEDITKQYLEDGTLLKTDLAWHAGADGWKPLEELFAKEQETKAAEPPPPPPAPTTEAAPAGPPPDTAVHISRQGEKHGPYKYETAKIHLEGGQLLPTDSAWHEGMDGWKPLGELYPQVVPGSTGQIAAAVAPQPAVAGTYSPYDEETQKSTQFMTLGILGIVGVVLPMVMFSPFKINFPNFDLGDGKSAEYIIAMIGPLIVGITLAAMAKSTKDPVRCSVALGLSLVLMIILFSNSGVSAFGSGTRTSSMISIGGNLIVTGARPTFSSPSGMLQGQPIIFFIGLTALLMGCYARHYRPSNLPAYIIAVVGGGFLVLSCLVPAKGQGVPLIDAFKAFKGSVMTGLAMIAGLGLKIAASIICFVTTRTKSSHEVATKSDLSIKLLIGGIVLANVIILLGNFIDIFKGGGDFGPKLSFCVTMLIGLIKSLTGDGGLYLVPALAGSCLLIGSAAKTR, from the coding sequence ATGGCCGACGAGCCCCGTAAAATTCATATCACCCGCAAAGGCCAACAATTTGGCCCGTATCCGGAGGATATTACTAAGCAATATTTGGAAGATGGCACTTTGCTAAAGACCGACTTGGCGTGGCACGCGGGTGCGGATGGCTGGAAACCATTGGAAGAATTATTCGCCAAAGAACAGGAAACCAAAGCCGCCGAACCGCCGCCACCGCCCCCTGCTCCCACCACCGAAGCTGCGCCTGCTGGGCCGCCGCCGGATACCGCTGTGCACATTTCACGCCAAGGCGAAAAGCACGGGCCGTACAAATACGAAACGGCAAAGATCCATCTCGAAGGCGGTCAACTCCTGCCCACCGACAGCGCGTGGCACGAAGGGATGGACGGCTGGAAACCGCTCGGCGAACTCTACCCGCAAGTTGTCCCCGGAAGCACTGGGCAAATCGCCGCTGCTGTTGCCCCCCAACCGGCCGTCGCGGGCACCTACAGCCCGTACGATGAAGAGACGCAAAAATCCACGCAGTTTATGACGCTTGGCATTCTCGGCATCGTGGGTGTGGTGCTACCGATGGTGATGTTCAGTCCGTTTAAAATTAATTTCCCGAATTTTGATTTGGGAGACGGGAAAAGCGCGGAGTACATCATCGCCATGATCGGCCCGCTGATCGTCGGCATCACGCTCGCTGCGATGGCGAAGAGCACGAAAGACCCTGTGCGTTGCAGCGTGGCGCTTGGCCTCAGCTTGGTGTTGATGATTATTCTTTTTTCCAACAGCGGAGTCTCGGCATTTGGCTCGGGCACGCGCACTTCTTCGATGATCTCGATTGGCGGCAATCTGATTGTGACGGGCGCACGTCCCACATTCTCTTCCCCATCGGGAATGCTTCAAGGCCAACCCATCATATTTTTCATTGGCCTCACGGCGTTGTTGATGGGCTGCTATGCGCGCCATTATCGGCCGTCCAATTTGCCGGCTTATATTATTGCGGTGGTGGGCGGTGGGTTTCTGGTGCTGTCGTGCCTCGTGCCCGCAAAAGGACAAGGAGTGCCGTTGATCGACGCGTTTAAGGCATTTAAGGGTTCGGTGATGACGGGGCTCGCAATGATCGCCGGACTGGGTTTGAAGATCGCTGCGAGCATCATTTGTTTTGTCACCACCCGCACAAAGTCCTCGCACGAAGTGGCCACGAAGAGTGATCTTTCAATCAAGCTATTGATTGGCGGGATCGTTCTCGCAAATGTAATTATATTGCTGGGCAACTTCATCGACATCTTTAAAGGCGGCGGTGATTTCGGGCCGAAGCTGAGCTTTTGCGTCACGATGCTGATCGGCCTCATCAAAAGCCTCACGGGCGATGGTGGGTTGTATTTGGTGCCGGCGCTGGCGGGTTCTTGTTTATTAATCGGCAGTGCGGCGAAGACGCGATAG
- a CDS encoding molybdopterin molybdotransferase MoeA, with translation MHSLEEARAEMLKHIAPLPAETIPLTQAAGRVLATEVRAAINLPRFDNSAMDGYAVRAAEANKGAKLKCIGEVPAGSSFETELGAGECVRIFTGSPMPADTNAVVMQEDTRVEGDTIEITDDAKPFEHVRLRGEDVKAGEIIGHAGERLHAGRLQLLGSAGVAEVSVHRQPIVGVLATGDELREPGEDLGASGIHESNRLALAELIRQCGAAPRVQPLVRDTMEATMAALQTAFAECDAVVTSGGVSVGAHDYVKAAFEKLGGSLDFWRVNIKPGKPFVFGRLEGKPLFGVPGNPISAMVTFLVLARPALMQLQGAAELNLPAHPGVLADPLANRGDRRHFMRVRVDAKGTVHATGLQASHAVSSLRQANGLVNVPPETHLVEGEKVEVLRFA, from the coding sequence ATGCACTCGTTGGAAGAAGCCCGCGCGGAAATGCTGAAGCACATCGCGCCGTTGCCAGCGGAAACCATTCCGCTCACACAAGCGGCTGGCCGTGTGCTGGCCACCGAAGTGCGCGCGGCGATCAACTTGCCGCGCTTTGATAATTCCGCGATGGATGGCTACGCCGTGCGCGCCGCCGAAGCAAACAAAGGCGCAAAGCTGAAGTGCATCGGCGAAGTGCCTGCGGGCAGTTCATTTGAAACCGAATTAGGCGCGGGCGAGTGCGTCCGGATTTTCACCGGCTCCCCCATGCCCGCCGATACCAACGCCGTGGTGATGCAGGAAGATACACGCGTGGAGGGCGATACCATCGAAATCACCGATGACGCGAAGCCCTTCGAGCACGTTCGCTTGCGCGGGGAGGATGTGAAAGCGGGCGAGATAATTGGCCACGCCGGCGAACGCCTTCACGCGGGGCGCTTGCAATTGCTCGGCAGTGCGGGCGTGGCGGAGGTCAGCGTGCATCGCCAGCCCATCGTGGGGGTGTTGGCCACGGGCGATGAATTGCGCGAGCCGGGCGAGGATTTGGGCGCGAGTGGCATTCATGAAAGCAACCGGCTGGCGCTGGCTGAACTTATCCGCCAATGCGGTGCGGCACCGCGCGTGCAACCGCTGGTGCGCGACACGATGGAGGCGACGATGGCGGCACTGCAAACCGCCTTCGCCGAATGCGATGCGGTGGTCACTTCCGGCGGCGTGTCGGTGGGCGCGCACGATTATGTAAAAGCTGCGTTTGAAAAACTGGGCGGCTCACTGGATTTTTGGCGTGTGAACATTAAGCCCGGCAAGCCATTCGTCTTCGGCCGGCTTGAAGGCAAACCCCTCTTCGGCGTGCCCGGCAATCCGATTTCGGCGATGGTCACGTTTCTCGTTTTAGCGCGCCCGGCGTTGATGCAGTTGCAGGGCGCAGCGGAATTGAATTTGCCCGCCCATCCCGGCGTACTTGCTGATCCGCTGGCCAATCGCGGTGACCGTCGCCATTTTATGCGCGTCCGCGTGGACGCCAAAGGAACCGTGCATGCCACCGGTTTGCAAGCGTCTCACGCCGTCAGTTCGCTGAGGCAAGCGAACGGTCTCGTGAATGTGCCGCCGGAAACCCATCTGGTGGAAGGGGAGAAGGTGGAGGTGTTGCGGTTTGCCTGA
- a CDS encoding DUF2339 domain-containing protein, with amino-acid sequence MVTLETQSREQTQQIEMLRQQMGGTEGFSAPIFQVIPTAPAKAELSDLPPVLVATASATPEQPPAPVAPSPMPDPIPSTVQPKKPLPTLPEIDPAPEPIPVPPAAPDKGSIELQIGKVWLVRLGVLMVLTGLVYLARMGYEGISDSVRPYINASLLYAVSFGMLTAGLWLHRRFESLKNYSEVLTGGGFAAVYFSTYALYFVERPYLGLIGSPVLAGVLLAAWAIFIVVVATRRRSEVMAMFAIAGAYYASYVPLIHDTTGAHVGFTLLSNVALAIAATVFVIRNRWANLPFLSLVTTFAGFGYWRFMHPAGIDAGFWNGAGFLTAYWIIFTLAALLTRHESMSAARRASFIHINNIAYFSFITFTLLALPEMRGNYWGFPLVYGLALAALHGFLRRQLPDEKGLANELLALAAVLIALGIGLNFDLNNATWCLALLGLAFTGFGWAMRSMQLFGVGQLALWGGAAMVVPQTFLPGNELTWGLALIAPVLLLANAWALNRSQENLRKRFESAGQYIAPTSAVGQVTAVLVGLFIAINFVADERLLWMLPVIGIALSTGALMLRLTPALMAAQAWLVVAAFFSPFKMMGADADRVLSLIPALAMLGMSHFLLHARTLIDDPQSPLAKLAKANTSVYFLFGWLLVLAWGYSFVESKYLFVTFSAVAIGHIMAHARRTRFERILVGTAFGLLGWMMFGWHCAFHWHEPVAWDGLAIALLLGAQYFARKRDTENIIPEVGHVLLIVAMNLSLWVWGSRIVPGDLDVLTWGLLAGIFIGLGLYAAERTHRIFGLIVMLAATTNLVFLAWSKLNGVPRILTFMGLGVILIVLSGLYHKYQEKLKEYL; translated from the coding sequence GTGGTTACTCTGGAAACCCAAAGTCGCGAGCAAACGCAGCAAATTGAGATGCTGCGCCAGCAAATGGGTGGAACTGAGGGATTCTCCGCCCCAATTTTCCAAGTCATTCCAACGGCTCCGGCCAAGGCGGAGCTCTCGGATTTACCGCCCGTCTTGGTGGCAACCGCATCGGCCACACCGGAACAACCGCCCGCACCGGTCGCGCCTTCGCCGATGCCCGATCCGATTCCTTCGACGGTGCAACCCAAAAAACCGCTGCCCACGTTACCGGAAATTGATCCTGCTCCCGAACCCATTCCCGTTCCTCCCGCGGCCCCGGACAAAGGTTCGATTGAATTGCAAATTGGCAAAGTTTGGCTGGTGCGATTGGGTGTGTTGATGGTGCTCACCGGCCTGGTTTATCTCGCGCGCATGGGCTACGAGGGCATCAGCGACTCGGTGCGCCCTTATATCAATGCGTCACTATTATATGCGGTCAGCTTTGGAATGTTGACGGCGGGGCTGTGGTTGCATCGGCGGTTTGAGTCTTTAAAAAATTATTCGGAAGTGCTGACCGGCGGCGGTTTTGCCGCCGTGTATTTTTCCACGTACGCACTTTATTTTGTGGAGCGCCCGTATCTTGGCCTCATCGGAAGCCCCGTGTTGGCAGGCGTGCTGCTTGCGGCTTGGGCGATTTTTATCGTCGTCGTGGCCACGCGAAGGCGCTCGGAAGTGATGGCCATGTTCGCCATTGCCGGCGCGTATTATGCCTCGTACGTGCCGCTCATCCACGACACCACCGGCGCGCACGTGGGCTTCACGCTGCTCTCCAACGTGGCGCTTGCCATCGCGGCCACGGTGTTTGTCATTCGCAATCGTTGGGCCAACCTTCCCTTTCTGAGTCTCGTCACCACCTTCGCCGGGTTTGGTTATTGGCGATTTATGCATCCGGCGGGCATAGACGCGGGGTTCTGGAATGGCGCGGGATTTCTCACGGCGTACTGGATCATCTTCACGCTGGCGGCCCTCCTCACCCGCCACGAATCGATGAGTGCCGCCCGGCGCGCCAGCTTCATTCACATCAATAACATCGCGTATTTTAGTTTCATCACATTCACACTGCTCGCGCTTCCGGAAATGCGGGGAAATTATTGGGGGTTCCCGCTGGTGTATGGTTTGGCGTTGGCGGCACTGCACGGATTTTTGCGGCGGCAGTTGCCGGATGAAAAAGGATTGGCCAACGAATTGCTGGCGCTGGCGGCCGTGCTCATCGCGCTGGGCATCGGACTGAATTTCGACCTCAATAACGCCACGTGGTGTCTGGCATTGCTGGGGCTGGCGTTCACGGGATTCGGTTGGGCGATGCGGTCGATGCAATTGTTTGGCGTGGGTCAACTGGCGTTGTGGGGCGGTGCGGCGATGGTAGTGCCGCAAACTTTTTTGCCGGGCAATGAACTGACTTGGGGGTTGGCGCTCATCGCGCCCGTGCTGCTGCTGGCCAACGCGTGGGCACTCAATCGCTCGCAGGAGAATTTGCGAAAACGATTCGAATCGGCCGGGCAATACATCGCGCCCACCAGCGCGGTGGGACAGGTCACGGCGGTTTTGGTGGGGCTATTCATCGCCATCAACTTTGTGGCGGACGAGCGGCTGTTGTGGATGCTGCCCGTCATCGGTATCGCGCTCAGCACGGGCGCGTTGATGCTACGGCTGACGCCCGCGCTAATGGCCGCGCAGGCGTGGCTGGTGGTAGCCGCATTTTTTTCGCCCTTCAAAATGATGGGCGCCGATGCCGATCGCGTGCTTTCCCTCATCCCCGCACTAGCGATGCTGGGGATGAGCCATTTTCTGCTGCACGCGCGCACGCTGATTGACGACCCACAAAGTCCGCTCGCCAAATTGGCCAAGGCGAACACGTCGGTTTATTTTCTGTTCGGCTGGCTGCTGGTGCTGGCGTGGGGGTATAGTTTTGTGGAATCGAAATATTTATTTGTCACCTTCAGCGCAGTAGCCATCGGCCATATAATGGCCCACGCGCGGCGCACGCGTTTCGAACGCATTTTAGTTGGCACCGCGTTTGGGTTGCTTGGATGGATGATGTTCGGCTGGCACTGCGCTTTTCATTGGCACGAACCGGTGGCGTGGGATGGGCTGGCAATTGCCCTGCTTTTGGGCGCACAATATTTCGCGCGCAAACGCGACACGGAAAATATTATCCCCGAAGTCGGGCACGTGCTGTTGATTGTGGCGATGAACCTCAGCCTGTGGGTGTGGGGCTCGCGCATAGTGCCAGGCGATTTGGACGTGCTCACATGGGGACTGCTCGCCGGCATTTTTATTGGCCTCGGCCTCTACGCGGCCGAACGCACACACCGCATCTTTGGCCTCATCGTGATGCTCGCCGCCACAACCAATCTCGTCTTCCTCGCGTGGAGCAAGCTCAACGGTGTCCCGCGCATTCTCACGTTTATGGGACTGGGCGTGATCCTAATTGTACTCAGCGGGCTGTACCACAAGTATCAGGAAAAATTGAAAGAGTACCTGTAG
- the metH gene encoding methionine synthase produces the protein MKNSPIIEELRERLASRILFLDGAMGTMVQRFSLEEADFRGERFADHSGELKGNNDLLSITRPEIIRGIHTEFLEAGSDIIETNTFSATRIGMADYSLEEVARELNVASAKLAREAVEAVMAKDASRRCYVAGAIGPTNRTASLSPDVNDPAYRAVTFDDLVATYREQTEGLIEGGVDILLPETTFDTLNLKAALFAIEQVFEETGERLPVMVSVTITDASGRTLSGQTTEAFWNSIAHAKPFTVGINCALGAKEMAPYIRELSRIADTFVHCYPNAGLPNPLAETGYDERPVDTAEALRDLAEQGLLNVAGGCCGTTPAHLKAIIGSLAEVKPRVPQTRKTSLRLSGLEPQTIGDSPGQLAMVGERTNVMGSPKFKKLIKDDDFEGALALARQQVENGANVIDICFDEGLLDAEACMKRFLNLLGSDPDISRVPIMVDSSKWSVLEVGLKCLQGKGIVNSISLKGGEEEFLRQAALCQRYGAAVVVMAFDEKGQAATVEDKVAIAERAYKLLTEKLDFTPEDIIFDLNILTVATGMDEHNDYAVNFIEGVRRVKEVCPGARTSGGVSNISFSFRGNNTVREAMHSAFLFHAVEAGLDMGIVNAGMLEVYEQIEPELLEHVEDVLLNRRADATDRLIDYAEKFKGVKKERAAIDQKWRDEPVAARLSHALVNGITEFIEADTEEARAAADRPLEVIEGPLMDGMKVVGKLFGAGKMFLPQVVKSARVMKKAVAYLTPFMEAEKQEGDEDSANTMVIATVKGDVHDIGKNIVGVVLACNGYNVVDLGVMVDCDSILKAAEEHNADIIGMSGLITPSLDEMIFNAKEMQRRGLKTPLLIGGATTSKMHTAVKIAPSYEGSICHVLDASLVVGVCNDLLSENRREDFQKELEVEHERLREKFAGGDDGRKDIVPLARARAAAPSFDWATEEIRKPEILGLQHFESIPLDVLATYIDWSPYFWAWQLHGVYPTIFNKPEVGAEAKKLFADGNKMLEDIIVNQRFTSRAVAGFWPANAVGDDVEIYSDETCAEQLATFYFLRQQRQKKEGQVCRSLSDNVAPKDSGRIDYFGGFAVTMGQEVEEYAATFRDAGDDYTAIIVQSLGDRLAEASAEYLHKTLRHQCGIGQNEGFAAETKLDEEQAKFLIKEKYRGIRPAAGYPSCPDHSEKATLWKLLEAEQRTGATLTTSYAMKPPSSVSGFYLNHSDAKYFNLGRIGEDQVADYAQRKNISQAEAEKWLRPHLGYDEE, from the coding sequence ATGAAAAACTCGCCCATCATTGAGGAACTGCGGGAGCGGTTGGCCTCGCGCATTCTGTTTTTGGATGGCGCGATGGGCACGATGGTGCAGCGGTTTTCATTGGAGGAGGCGGACTTTCGAGGGGAACGCTTTGCTGATCATTCGGGCGAATTGAAGGGCAACAACGATTTACTGTCGATCACGCGACCGGAAATCATTCGTGGCATTCATACGGAATTTCTGGAGGCGGGCAGTGACATCATCGAAACCAATACCTTCAGCGCCACACGCATTGGGATGGCGGATTATTCGTTGGAGGAAGTTGCGCGCGAATTGAATGTTGCCAGCGCCAAGCTGGCGCGCGAAGCGGTGGAGGCCGTGATGGCGAAGGATGCGTCGCGACGCTGTTACGTGGCGGGCGCGATTGGGCCGACTAATCGTACGGCGTCGCTTTCGCCGGATGTGAACGATCCGGCGTACCGCGCGGTGACGTTTGATGATCTCGTGGCAACGTACCGCGAGCAGACCGAAGGGCTCATCGAAGGCGGTGTTGATATTTTGCTGCCGGAGACCACCTTCGACACGCTGAATCTCAAGGCGGCGCTGTTCGCGATTGAACAGGTCTTTGAGGAAACCGGCGAGCGATTGCCGGTGATGGTTTCGGTGACGATCACTGATGCCTCCGGTCGCACGCTTTCGGGGCAGACGACTGAGGCGTTTTGGAATTCCATCGCGCACGCGAAGCCTTTCACCGTGGGCATCAATTGCGCGCTCGGTGCCAAGGAAATGGCGCCGTACATCCGCGAACTTTCGCGCATCGCGGACACGTTTGTGCATTGCTACCCAAACGCCGGCTTGCCCAATCCGCTCGCGGAAACCGGCTACGACGAGCGGCCCGTCGATACCGCGGAAGCGTTGCGCGATTTGGCGGAGCAAGGGTTGCTGAATGTCGCGGGTGGTTGCTGCGGCACCACGCCGGCCCATTTGAAGGCGATCATCGGATCGCTCGCCGAGGTGAAGCCGCGCGTGCCGCAAACGCGCAAGACATCACTGCGCCTCAGCGGTTTGGAGCCGCAAACGATTGGTGATTCGCCGGGGCAACTCGCAATGGTCGGCGAACGCACCAACGTGATGGGCTCGCCGAAGTTCAAAAAACTCATCAAAGATGACGATTTCGAAGGCGCGCTCGCGCTTGCGCGGCAACAAGTGGAGAATGGCGCGAACGTCATCGATATTTGTTTCGACGAAGGCTTGCTTGATGCGGAGGCGTGTATGAAACGCTTTTTGAATTTGCTGGGCTCCGATCCGGATATTTCGCGCGTGCCGATTATGGTGGATAGCTCCAAATGGAGCGTGCTCGAGGTGGGCCTGAAATGTTTGCAGGGCAAAGGCATCGTAAACTCCATCAGCCTCAAAGGCGGCGAGGAAGAATTTCTGCGCCAAGCCGCGTTGTGCCAGCGTTACGGCGCGGCCGTGGTGGTGATGGCGTTCGATGAAAAAGGACAAGCGGCCACCGTCGAAGACAAAGTGGCCATCGCCGAACGCGCGTACAAACTGCTCACGGAGAAACTGGATTTCACGCCGGAGGACATTATTTTTGACCTCAACATTTTGACCGTCGCCACCGGAATGGACGAGCACAACGATTACGCGGTGAACTTCATCGAAGGCGTGCGCCGCGTAAAAGAAGTGTGCCCCGGCGCGCGCACGAGCGGCGGCGTGAGCAATATTTCGTTCTCATTCCGCGGCAACAACACCGTGCGCGAGGCGATGCACTCCGCGTTTTTGTTTCACGCCGTGGAAGCCGGATTGGATATGGGCATCGTCAATGCCGGGATGCTCGAAGTGTACGAGCAAATTGAGCCGGAACTGCTTGAGCACGTTGAGGATGTGCTGCTCAATCGCCGCGCGGATGCGACTGATCGGCTTATTGATTACGCGGAAAAATTCAAGGGAGTTAAAAAAGAACGTGCCGCCATCGACCAAAAATGGCGCGACGAACCCGTGGCCGCACGACTGAGCCATGCGTTGGTGAATGGCATCACCGAATTCATTGAGGCCGATACTGAGGAAGCGCGCGCCGCTGCCGATCGGCCGTTGGAAGTCATCGAAGGACCGTTGATGGACGGGATGAAAGTGGTGGGCAAACTTTTCGGCGCGGGAAAAATGTTTCTGCCGCAAGTGGTGAAAAGCGCGCGCGTGATGAAAAAGGCCGTGGCCTATCTCACGCCGTTTATGGAGGCGGAAAAGCAAGAGGGCGACGAGGATTCGGCCAATACAATGGTGATCGCCACCGTGAAGGGCGACGTGCACGACATCGGCAAAAACATCGTGGGCGTCGTGCTCGCTTGTAATGGCTACAATGTGGTGGATCTCGGCGTGATGGTGGATTGTGATTCAATTTTAAAAGCCGCCGAAGAACACAATGCCGACATCATCGGAATGAGCGGCCTCATCACGCCCTCGCTCGATGAAATGATTTTTAACGCCAAAGAAATGCAACGGCGCGGATTGAAAACGCCACTGCTCATCGGTGGCGCGACCACCAGCAAAATGCACACGGCGGTCAAAATCGCGCCTTCGTACGAGGGCTCAATTTGCCACGTGCTCGACGCTTCGCTTGTGGTGGGCGTGTGCAACGATTTGCTGAGCGAAAATCGTCGCGAAGATTTCCAAAAGGAACTCGAGGTGGAACACGAACGCCTGCGCGAGAAATTCGCCGGCGGCGATGATGGCCGCAAAGACATCGTGCCGCTTGCCCGAGCACGGGCCGCCGCGCCGTCATTTGACTGGGCGACCGAAGAAATTCGCAAACCGGAAATCCTTGGCCTGCAACATTTTGAATCCATCCCGTTGGATGTGCTGGCAACGTACATCGATTGGTCGCCCTACTTTTGGGCGTGGCAATTGCACGGCGTGTACCCGACGATTTTCAACAAACCGGAAGTCGGCGCCGAGGCTAAGAAACTTTTTGCTGACGGCAACAAAATGCTCGAGGACATCATCGTCAACCAACGATTTACCTCCCGCGCCGTGGCAGGCTTTTGGCCGGCCAACGCGGTGGGTGATGATGTGGAAATTTACAGCGACGAAACGTGCGCGGAACAGCTCGCCACGTTTTATTTCCTGCGCCAACAGCGGCAGAAAAAAGAAGGCCAGGTTTGCCGCAGCTTGTCTGACAACGTCGCCCCAAAAGACAGCGGCCGCATCGATTACTTTGGCGGATTCGCAGTGACGATGGGGCAGGAAGTTGAGGAATACGCCGCCACCTTCCGCGATGCGGGCGATGATTATACCGCCATCATCGTGCAATCGCTCGGCGATCGCTTGGCCGAGGCGTCCGCCGAATATCTCCACAAAACCCTGCGCCACCAATGCGGCATCGGCCAGAATGAAGGGTTCGCCGCGGAAACCAAACTCGACGAAGAGCAGGCAAAATTTTTAATCAAAGAAAAATACCGCGGCATTCGACCGGCCGCCGGTTACCCCTCGTGTCCCGACCACAGCGAAAAAGCGACCCTTTGGAAACTGCTCGAAGCGGAGCAACGCACCGGCGCCACGCTCACCACAAGCTACGCGATGAAACCCCCTTCGAGCGTGAGCGGTTTTTATTTGAACCATTCGGACGCAAAATATTTTAATCTCGGCCGCATTGGTGAAGACCAAGTGGCCGACTACGCCCAACGAAAAAACATTTCCCAAGCCGAAGCCGAAAAATGGCTGAGACCGCATTTGGGGTATGATGAAGAATAG
- a CDS encoding type II secretion system protein, which produces MKLKHTNAFTLIELLVVIAIIGILASLLLPTLAKAKQRGMTAQSRNNLLQIGQASTMYEDDHDGELAGVADSTGVQFFGRYLGPGKAVDFSGGSLSPYVDNASRVWKDPGFRSFSRRAKDHTCSYGYNHHYLNDLEQSGNWWDPNYSYKWRGIDAQQMQRPVETVLFGDSARNWMGPLEENWFWTPPSQARAWPGWETAYAHFRHQGRCTILWGDGHVEALLPHDQWALNRHNLGYICGLDDQHFKLEK; this is translated from the coding sequence ATGAAATTGAAACACACTAACGCATTTACGCTCATTGAACTTTTGGTTGTCATTGCCATCATCGGCATCTTGGCGAGCCTGTTGCTGCCCACGTTGGCAAAGGCCAAGCAGCGCGGGATGACTGCCCAAAGCCGCAACAACCTTTTGCAAATCGGCCAAGCCTCCACGATGTACGAGGACGACCACGACGGCGAGTTGGCCGGCGTGGCCGATTCCACGGGTGTGCAGTTTTTCGGCCGCTACTTGGGCCCCGGAAAAGCCGTGGATTTTTCCGGCGGCAGCCTCAGCCCTTACGTGGACAATGCTTCGCGCGTCTGGAAAGATCCTGGTTTCCGTTCGTTCAGTCGCCGCGCCAAGGACCACACTTGCAGCTACGGTTACAATCACCATTATTTAAATGATCTGGAACAATCCGGAAATTGGTGGGATCCAAACTACAGTTACAAATGGCGTGGCATCGATGCCCAGCAAATGCAGCGCCCGGTGGAAACCGTGCTATTCGGTGATTCTGCCCGCAATTGGATGGGCCCGCTTGAGGAAAACTGGTTTTGGACGCCCCCTTCCCAAGCGCGCGCGTGGCCCGGTTGGGAAACGGCTTATGCCCATTTCCGCCATCAGGGTCGCTGCACCATACTTTGGGGCGATGGCCACGTGGAGGCATTGCTGCCGCATGATCAATGGGCGCTCAACCGCCACAACTTGGGCTACATTTGCGGACTTGATGACCAGCATTTCAAACTGGAAAAATAA
- a CDS encoding phosphoglucosamine mutase encodes MNQTNKIFGTDGVRGRANIEPVTAETALKLGRAAAHVFKNLNPESRSRRRHQIVIGKDTRLSGYMLENALASGILSMGVDVLFIGPLPTPGVARITHSLRADAGIVITASHNPYDDNGLKFFSHNGYKLDDAIEAQIENLVFSGDIDDVRPTAGEIGKAIRIDDALGRYIEFAKRCFPRGQTLEGVTIVVDCAHGAAYQATPCVLRELGATVIVYGNRPNGTNINAGCGSMHPEQMCHWVQEHNAHIGIAHDGDADRVLLCDETGTLIDGDDIMAIAALEMLNEGSLVNNTLVSTVMSNAGLDAAIEAAGGNVIRTDVGDKNVIDEMLKHGHNFGGEQSGHLIFGDHGTTGDGLVAALQILRIMAAQQKPLSELAKCWSRFPQQLTNIRVTEKKPIEELEDVPALLTEAEADLQTHGGRVLLRYSGTEPKIRLLLEGKDEAKLNEWSKKISESIAAQIGEN; translated from the coding sequence ATGAATCAAACGAATAAAATTTTCGGCACCGATGGCGTACGCGGTCGTGCCAACATCGAACCGGTCACCGCCGAGACCGCGCTCAAACTCGGCCGCGCCGCCGCGCACGTATTCAAAAATCTCAACCCTGAATCACGCAGCCGCCGTCGTCATCAAATCGTCATCGGCAAAGACACGCGCCTCTCCGGTTATATGCTCGAGAACGCCCTCGCCAGCGGCATCCTCTCGATGGGCGTCGATGTTCTTTTCATTGGCCCGCTACCCACGCCCGGCGTGGCGCGTATCACCCACAGCCTCCGCGCCGATGCCGGCATTGTCATTACCGCCTCGCATAATCCTTACGACGACAATGGCCTGAAATTTTTCAGCCACAACGGCTACAAACTTGACGACGCCATCGAAGCCCAAATCGAAAACCTCGTCTTCAGCGGCGACATCGATGACGTCCGCCCCACCGCCGGCGAAATCGGCAAAGCCATCCGCATCGACGATGCCCTCGGCCGTTACATCGAGTTTGCCAAACGCTGTTTCCCCCGCGGCCAAACGCTCGAAGGCGTCACCATCGTCGTCGATTGCGCCCACGGCGCCGCCTACCAAGCCACCCCCTGCGTCCTGCGCGAACTCGGCGCCACCGTCATTGTTTACGGCAACCGCCCCAACGGAACCAACATCAACGCCGGCTGCGGCTCAATGCACCCAGAGCAAATGTGCCATTGGGTTCAGGAACATAACGCCCACATTGGCATTGCCCACGACGGCGACGCCGACCGCGTGCTCCTCTGCGACGAAACCGGCACCCTCATTGATGGCGACGACATCATGGCCATCGCCGCGCTCGAAATGCTCAACGAAGGCTCACTGGTCAATAACACATTGGTGTCCACCGTAATGAGCAATGCCGGCCTCGACGCCGCCATCGAAGCCGCCGGAGGCAACGTCATCCGCACCGATGTGGGCGACAAAAACGTCATCGATGAAATGCTGAAGCACGGCCACAACTTCGGTGGCGAACAAAGTGGCCACCTCATTTTTGGCGACCACGGAACCACCGGAGACGGCCTTGTCGCCGCCCTGCAAATTCTCCGCATCATGGCTGCTCAACAAAAGCCCCTCAGCGAATTAGCCAAATGCTGGAGCCGTTTCCCCCAACAACTCACCAACATCCGCGTCACCGAAAAGAAACCCATCGAAGAACTCGAAGACGTCCCCGCCCTGCTCACCGAAGCCGAGGCCGACCTCCAAACCCACGGCGGTCGCGTGCTGTTGCGCTATTCCGGCACCGAACCCAAAATCCGGTTGCTCCTCGAAGGCAAAGATGAAGCAAAGCTCAACGAATGGAGCAAAAAAATCAGCGAATCCATCGCCGCCCAAATCGGGGAAAACTAG